The genomic interval AAATAAATTGCTTTCCATATTACACCGATTATCAATTTAGTTTAGTCATTGTGATAGTTGTGCTACATATTATTTCAATGTGGATAATGACATAATATCGCTATATATCCAACTAATGAGAATGACTCTTTATGTGGATATGCATGGAGTATTCATTGAAAGTTTTGAGGTTGCTTTCGTTGCCAAAGAATTCTTCTGAGTTTCCATGAAAAAAGAGCTTTTTATACAAACATGCCACTTTGTTTGATACCATGTTAACAGCATCCAGATCATGAGATGACCATATTATGGTAATATTTTTCTCTTGATTAAGCTTGATAAGGAGCTTGTAAAATAGTTTTAAAACACCGGCATCAATTGCTGTATCAGGCTCGTCTAATATTAATAACTCTGGCTCATGAATCAGGGCTTTTGCTATCATTACACGTTGTTGTTGACCGCCTGAAAGATCTCCAATTCTTTTATGCAAGTATTCGCCAATTCCAGTCATTTGTATCAACTCTTCTATCTTTTCTTTGTTATCTTGCTTGTTTCTAGGAGTCCCAAGATGAATTATCTCGTTTACTGTTGCTGGAAATCTGGGATCAAAACTGTTTGATTGAGGAATGTAGCCAATTTTTTTATAGATTTCTTTAGCATTAGTTCGAATATCCTTGTCAAAAATTTTGATGGTTCCTTTGAATTCTTTGTTTAACCCTAATAGGCATTTGAAAAGGGTTGTTTTGCCCGCACCATTGGGACCAATTATTCCTAAAAAGTCTCCTTTATC from Candidatus Nitrosocosmicus hydrocola carries:
- a CDS encoding metal ABC transporter ATP-binding protein, whose translation is MSESKLISSEKSFPPTPLVVLENVSFKNNSDIILDNISFRIDKGDFLGIIGPNGAGKTTLFKCLLGLNKEFKGTIKIFDKDIRTNAKEIYKKIGYIPQSNSFDPRFPATVNEIIHLGTPRNKQDNKEKIEELIQMTGIGEYLHKRIGDLSGGQQQRVMIAKALIHEPELLILDEPDTAIDAGVLKLFYKLLIKLNQEKNITIIWSSHDLDAVNMVSNKVACLYKKLFFHGNSEEFFGNESNLKTFNEYSMHIHIKSHSH